The following DNA comes from Acidobacteriota bacterium.
GCCAGTCCATGCCCCGTGGGAGAGCAAGAGCGGGGCCAGTTTGAACCCGCGCTCGGGCGCGGAGTTTGGGGACGAGGCGTCCGCATGCGGACAGGTGCCGCGGACAGGGTCCGGACACCCCCGGCGGCTTGCGCCCCCCCCGGCCCCCGGGGCCACGGGGTACATTCTTCGCTCCACGGTGGGGGTCAACGGGGTCGTCGGTGCCGGGCCAGCCATCGACCGGCGCGGTAGAGTCGGCCGACCAGGCCCCCCGGCAGCTCGGCCGGTCGGCCTTCGAGGTGCGCCCGAATGCGCTCGGCGGCGATGTGGTCGAGGCGGAAGAGAGCCCGTTGCAGCGGGTCCGGCCGGGTCGCGGGGCGGGTTCGGGCGAGGGCGAAGTCCACCAGCCAGAGGCGGCCGTCTTCCGCGACCAGCACGTTGGACCGGTGCAGATCCACGAGGGCCACACCCCGCCGGTGGCATCGGAGCAGCGCCCGGTCGAGGCGTTCGCAGAGCCCGGGGGGGAGATCCGGGGCGGCCCATTCCGACAGGCAACGGCCTGGAACCCTTTCGAGGACCAGGCGGTCCGGACCTTCTCGGGCGATCAGTCGCGGGATTTCTTCCAGTCCCGCCAGTCGGCGATAGGCCCTCTCCTCGCGGTCGAGGCACGGGCGGCCGTAGAGCCGCCGCAGCCACGGGCCCGCCTGTCGGTAGTCCTTGACCGCCACCTCCAGCCCGTCGCGCCGCTCGAAGCGCACGACGGCCTTGCTCCGGTTGCGCGGCTGCCCGGGTCGACTCAAGGCACCGCGCCTTCGTCCCGGACCGGAATCCCGTCGGGTTCTTCGGGCAGGGGATGCAAGGGGTCTTCCGGGGCGTGGCCCGTGTGGAGCCAGACGAAACTTCCCGACTTTTCCGGTAGGCCCAGGTGCCAGTAGTAGCGGGCCAGGGCCAGGGCCAGTTCGCGGTCTCCCCGCAGGGCGCGCTGGGTCATCCAGGTATAGCGCAGGTGATCGAAGGACTCGACGATGCGGGAGGCTTCGAGGTCGATGGCGGCCAGTCGGGCCCGGCCCCAGGCGTCGAAAGGCAGGACTTCGAGCAGGCGTTCGAGCCAGGCTCGCCGGGTCCCGGCTGCGGCGCCCGTTTCGACCAGGAGCCCGTCGAGCAGGACGAAAGCGGGCAGACAGCGGGGCTGCTGCCGGATCGCCGCCTCGAGCAGCCGGCGGGCCTCGATGCGGTTGGGCGTGCGCGGCGCGACCCGTTGACTCCAGTGCGCCTGTCGCCGCTCGGCGACGATCAGTTCGCGGGCCAGCAGGAGCTTCCAGGCCAGGGCGTCCGGTTCGGCTTGCAGGCCCCGCCGGGCCAGCGGCACCCGCAGTTCGGCGCCCGCCCGCCGCAGCAACCGGGCCAGGAGCAGGGAGCGCACCTTGGCCAGGGCGGCCCGGCGGGCGGTCTTTTCCAGCCGTGCGCTGTCGCCCTCGAGCCGCTCGACGAAGCGGTCGAGAGCGCGGTCGATGTCTTCCGGGCTGCGATCGGCCAGGGCCAGGCCGTCGACCAGCAGGGCGGCCACCCGCAGGCGGAGCGAGCCCAGCACGGCGTGCTCCTTGTTTTTCAGCAGGTGCACGGTGCGACGTTCGGTCACGCCGCCTTGGGTGTACTGGAGTTCGCTCAACCCCGGCTGGTAGCCCTCGGCGACCACGACGAAGCCGACCCGTACCTTGCGGGGGAAGATCGAGCCGGGAAAGCGCCGCGGATCGGCCATGTCGAAGATGCCGCTGATCGAGCGCAGGGTGCCGCTCGTGCCGGTCCGTCCCAGGTATTCGATGGGGAGCCGGGGCAGGGCCTGAAAACCGGTGCCGAAAGGATGGTGGTCGGGCGACCAGCGTCCCGAGGCCCGCTGCACCGCCGTGTAGCCGGACTGGCGCCACCAGGGATCCAGGTCGCGTACCAGTTCCAGGGCGTGGACGGCCGGGAAGGGGTAGGGCAACCAACGCCGCAGGCCGAAAAGACGGGCGCCGTCCGGGGCTTCGCTGACGCCGTAGAAGGAAGGATCGTGGTAGCGATAGACACGGGCGCCCTCGATGGGCTGTTCGTGCTCGCCGAGCACCAGCAGGTCGGTGACGATGGCCCGCCGCTTGAGGAAACGCCGCGGGAGGGGCTCATCGAGCGGTGCGCCTTCCCGCGGCAGAAGCAGCCGGTGGGTGACGGGCGCGTCCGCCGCTTTGCGCAGCGCCCGTTTCCCGCGGCGCCGGGCGGTCCGCGCCGAGGTTGGCAGGCGTCCGTCCCGGGCCGCCAGGTCGGGTCTTGCGATACCATCGACGACCGGCACATAGCCGTCGTAGTCACTGTCGTAGACCACGGGAAGCCGTTGGGCCCCCCAGGCCGGAACCGTCGGGGCGAGACCGGCGCTGAGCCATGCGAGGGCCATCGCCCACCATGGTATTCGAGGCGAGGTCATGCGAAGATCCTGCCCGCAACCCGCCTCTCCTGCCAAGAGGGTCTCCATGGGCAACGAGTCTGACGCCTCCCGCTGGGTCCACCGGGACGAGCCCGTCGCGGGGGTCGCCCGCCTGGTTCTCGATCGCCCCCCCGTCAACGCCCTGTCCCGGGCCCTGGTGGCCCGGTTGCGCGAAGAAGTCGACCAGGTGGGGCGTGATGCCGCCGCACGGGTGATTCTCATCGCCGCCCGGGGTCGGGCTTTTTGTGCGGGAGCCGATCTCAAAGAGCGCCGCGGCATGAGCGAGAGCGAGGTGCGGGCCACGGTGGCGGGTATCGGCGCGCTGACCCGAGCTGTCGCCGGCTTGCCCCAGCCCACCCTGGCGGTGATCTCCGGCGCGGCGTTGGGGGGAGGCCTCGAACTGGCCCTGGCCTGCGACCTGCGCATCGCCGCACGGTCGGCGAAACTCGGGTTGACCGAATGTTCGCTGGCCATCATCCCGGGTGCCGGGGGGACTCAGCGCATGGCTCGCATCGCGGGGCCCGCGGTGGCCAAGAAGTGGATTTTCTCCGCCCGGGTGGGCACCGCGGACGACGCCCTGGCCGACCGTATCGTGGACTGGGTGGTCGATGACGATCGGCTCGAGGAAGCCGCCCTCGAGCAGGCCCGCGCCATGGCGCGCTGCGGCCCCGTGGCCCTGCGGGCGGCCAAGACCGCCATCGATGCGGGACTCGGCGCGGGCAGTCTCGAAGCCGGCCTGGCCGTCGAACAGGCCTGCTACCAGCGGGTGCTGCCCACCGAGGACCGGCGCGAGGCTCTCAGCGCCTTCGTGGAAAAGCGTCCCCCTCGTTTTTCGGGCCGCTGAGAGCTCAAGAATCGACGATCCCGGCCGATCTGAGCAAGGGGGGCTGCGCCGCGGGACCGGGATCGATGAACTACGAAGGGGTCAGTGCTTTCGACCATGCGGCCGGCAGGATGCCCGGAGAGTCTCCCGCCTGCGGATCCGGTTCGCCCCGCGTCCTTGCCGGCGGGCTTCCCGCGCCGGTTTCCCCGGTCCGCCCGGGTCCTTTCCCGCGGCCACTTCCTCGGCATCGCTCCTCCGCGCCGGCCGGGTCGAGGGGAGTCTTCTGATGGACGTCGAAGCGGTCATCGCCATCGCCCGGCACCGGGCCGAGGACGATCTCGAGGGCGCCGTCGCCGCGCTCGAGCGTTATCGCGCGTCTCACGAGCCCCACCCGGAGTTGCTCGCCGCGTTGGCGGAACTCCATGATCGGCGGCAACAACCGCAACGGGCCCGCGCCTTGCGCGTCGAGGCGTTGCCTCTCTTTCTCCGGCAAAGCCGGGTGGAGCGGGCCGCGGCCCTGCTCGCCGGGGATCTCTCCCTCGGTCGGGACGCCGGTCTTGGGATCGAGGTCCTGCTGACCCTGGCCGGAGCCCTCAAGCCCGCAGGGGAAACGCGGGCTTCCGCCCGGATCTATGTCCAGGTGTTGCGGGTCGAGCCCGGACGCTCCGAGGCGATCCGGGGATTGCTCCAGGTCGCGGAGATGATGGAGCGTGACGGGAAAAGCCGGGAAGACGCCGCCGGCATTTACGACTTCATCCTCCAGCACTGCTCGGACTCGTCCCTCGCCCACTTCGCCGTGGAGGGGCGCGACCGACTCCGCCGTCAGCCGGCCCCGGTTTGACGCCTCCCGGATCCCGCCCCGTCCCCGTCGATGGACGGTGTGGGGGGAAAAGGTGGACACGCCGGTCCGGAAAACGCCCGCAAGCCGCTGAAAGCATGCGTTTCGGCCCCTTGGCGCGCCTTTTGCGGCTTTCGAGGGTCCAGTCCCCGAAAGGAGCCGACCATGCGCCCCCGAAGCCTGCTGATTGTCTCCCTGCCGCTGCTCTTCACCGCCGGACCGGCTCTCGCCGACCGGGAGCACCACCATCGTTTCCGCCGGCCGCCCGCCGTCCGGGTGGAAGTCGAGGCCGGCGGGCTGGTCGTGGCGGCGCGACGCCTGCGCGTCGCCGTCGAGCACGCCTGGCGGCCCCCGAGCCGTTTCGAACACGCCGCGCTGGTCGGGGCCGCGGAGGACTTCGAACGACACACGCGCCGACTCTACCGCGCCACCCGCAGACGCGGGCTGGATCGCCGGGAGGTGGCCGAGCGCTTCCTGCGGGTCGAGAGATCCTGGCACCGCCTTTCGAGCCGGCTGCGCCACTATCGGCCGGGCCGCCGGGTGACGCGAGCGGCGGCGCTTGCGGGGGAAGCCGTGTGGCATCTCGAGCGCCGGGTGGATCCCTGCCGGGTGAGCCGGGCTCGCCCTTGTCGGCCGGGTGCGCCGACCCGGGAAGATCGGCTCTTTGCGCGAGAAGGGCGCTTTGAGCGGGCCGTTAGGCCGGAGTTCTGAGCAGGCGACGGGTCCAGCAGGCGAGAAGCACGCACAGGCCCAGTAGCAGGGCGCCGTTGAGCTGATGGGCCGTGGCGACCAGTACCTCGGTCCAGGAGGGCTCGCCCCGGCCGCCGCGGAAGAGCACGGCCACCAGGGCGCCGAGTCCCAGCAGAAGCTGGAGCGGCATGATCCACAACAGCCAGGCGCCGAGCCGCCGGAGAATCGGGATCTCCCGGTGGGCGCCCCACGCGCGCAGGCCGGCGATCAGCGCGGCGACCGCCACCAGGCCGGCCAGGGAAACGTGGGTCACGATGCCCGCGTCCATTTGCTGACTTTCCACGTGACGGACCAGGGCGCCGAGCATGAGCTGGATCACGACCACCACGGCCAGCCCCGCGGAGAGCCTCTGATCGAGGCGGGCGGAGGGGTGGGGCGTGGGGGTCGCCCGACTCCAGGCGGTGGAGGTGAAGGCCGCCAGGGCGGCGAGCACCGACAGGAAGAGCTGCCCGAAGACTCCATGGACCATGGCCAGGGTCAGGCTGGGTGAAACCTGGGAGGGATCGGTCGTGAGAGTCAGTTTGCCGGTGACCCGCAGGCCGCCGAGAAGTCCTTGCACGGCCACCATCACCAGGGCGGCCAGGGCGAGCCATCGCCAGCGCCGGCCGCGCTCGTCGCGGAAGAAGCGGAAGGCCAGCACCAGGGTGGTCAGTCCGACCAGCGAGCCGAACAGGCGGTGGGCATGCTCGTAGTAGATGCCCCCGGTCATGCGCGACAGCGGATAGAGAAACATGTTGTAGCCGAAGGAATTCGGCCAGTCGACGACGGCCAGGCCCGCCTCCCAGCTGGTGACCAGGCCGCCCACGCCGATCAGCAGGCCCGTGGCGACCAGGTCGACGACGACCAGCAGCCACAGCCAGTTGAGTTCCCGGGTCGCGGCCCCTCGCCGACGCGATCCGACCCAGCCGCCGACGGCGCCCAGCGCGGCGCCCAGCGCCAGGGCGCCGGGGAACCACCAGAGGGCCGAGGGGGCCAGGGTGCCCGGAGCATCGCCCGACAGGAGGCTGCCGAGGATCAGCATGTTGAGGACGGCGGCGAGCAGGCCCGTGGCCAGCCCGGCCGCCGCGCCCCGCCCGGTGGTCTTGCCGGCGACCACGCCGCCGGCGAAGACCAGGGCCAGCAGGCCGCCCAGCAGCAGGGGACTGGGGACCCGGGCCGGGGGGATGCGGCAGAAATAGCCTACGGCCCACATGGCCACCGTGGTCCCGAAGGCGAGAGCGACGATGGCGCCCCGATCCGGGGCGGGTGCGATGGACTCGGACATGGCGATCGCCTCCAGCCGGAAGACGATTGCACGGGGCCCGCCGGGTTGCAACGGCCGCCGGTCCGCCCGGCGGACTCGCGGACTCAGGGACAGGCGTTCAGGCTGCGGGAAGATCCGTCGCTCGCGCTGCCGGGAGTGGATTCGCCGCAGATGTTCTCGCTGGTCACCAGGTAATGGAAACCCGCGGCCGTCGCCGGTGTGTCCGTGTCGTCATGGCTCGAGCCGGCGATGTCGGCGGCCAGGCAGTTCCACGAGGCGTCGAAGGTGATGGCGAAGTCGCCCCGGTAGACATTGGAAAAGGCGGCCTGGCTGCCGGGGGTCCAGGTCAGGGTGACCTTGCTCGGCGCCGCCCACGCGACGTTGTCCGCCTCGCCGGCCACCGCGGAAACGGAGGCGTCGAGTGGGGCGCAGTCGGCGGCGTCATCGACGCCGTCGTTGTCGTCATCGGCGTCGCAGGCGTCGCCGGCTCCGTCGGCGTCGAAGTCGGCCTGGTCGGGGTTGCTGGTGTTGACGCAGTTGTCGCAGACGTCCCCCAGGTCGTCGCCATCCGCGTCCGCCTGGTTGTTGTTGGCCACGGTGGGGCAGTTGTCGATCAGGTCCTGCACCTCGTCGCCGTCATCGTCGCTGCAGACGCCGATGTCCGTCACCGAGGCGCCGGCGAGGAACGAAGGGTTGTGGTAGGTGTCGCATTCCGCCTGGACCAGTCCGCGGTTGGCGCCGTTGTCGGTGCCGTACATGATCTGCCGGCTGTCGTTGGCGTGGGGCAGGCCCGTGTTGTGCCCGTACTCGTGGATCCACAACACGGCCTCGGTGCCGAAGCCGCTGGTGCGGACCACCGCCAGGCCGTTGCCGGGGGTCCAGGCGCAACCGATGATGTTGAAGCCGGGACCGCCGCACCAGTTGATGGCGCGGACCACCTTGGCCCGCGCGACCGAGTCGT
Coding sequences within:
- a CDS encoding enoyl-CoA hydratase-related protein translates to MGNESDASRWVHRDEPVAGVARLVLDRPPVNALSRALVARLREEVDQVGRDAAARVILIAARGRAFCAGADLKERRGMSESEVRATVAGIGALTRAVAGLPQPTLAVISGAALGGGLELALACDLRIAARSAKLGLTECSLAIIPGAGGTQRMARIAGPAVAKKWIFSARVGTADDALADRIVDWVVDDDRLEEAALEQARAMARCGPVALRAAKTAIDAGLGAGSLEAGLAVEQACYQRVLPTEDRREALSAFVEKRPPRFSGR
- a CDS encoding COX15/CtaA family protein is translated as MSESIAPAPDRGAIVALAFGTTVAMWAVGYFCRIPPARVPSPLLLGGLLALVFAGGVVAGKTTGRGAAAGLATGLLAAVLNMLILGSLLSGDAPGTLAPSALWWFPGALALGAALGAVGGWVGSRRRGAATRELNWLWLLVVVDLVATGLLIGVGGLVTSWEAGLAVVDWPNSFGYNMFLYPLSRMTGGIYYEHAHRLFGSLVGLTTLVLAFRFFRDERGRRWRWLALAALVMVAVQGLLGGLRVTGKLTLTTDPSQVSPSLTLAMVHGVFGQLFLSVLAALAAFTSTAWSRATPTPHPSARLDQRLSAGLAVVVVIQLMLGALVRHVESQQMDAGIVTHVSLAGLVAVAALIAGLRAWGAHREIPILRRLGAWLLWIMPLQLLLGLGALVAVLFRGGRGEPSWTEVLVATAHQLNGALLLGLCVLLACWTRRLLRTPA